Proteins co-encoded in one Vidua macroura isolate BioBank_ID:100142 chromosome 13, ASM2450914v1, whole genome shotgun sequence genomic window:
- the BHLHE40 gene encoding class E basic helix-loop-helix protein 40 yields MERIPSAQPPPGCLGKLPALESGDLPGLDFAHMYQVYKPRRGLKRSEDNKETYKLPHRLIEKKRRDRINECIAQLKDLLPEHLKLTTLGHLEKAVVLELTLKHVKALTNLIEQQQQKIIALQSGLQAGDLSSRNLDSSQEMFRSGFQMCAKEMLQYLAKHENGKELKSSQLVSHLHRMASEVLQGGAARKAGDIPPKMDLKEKPAPLGEGHGKNCVPVIQRTFAHSSGEQSGSDTDTDSGYGGELEKSDSKPEQPYFKKDTDLKYAVQERISSIKQETEDPPAKRSRLESPQDEGPFGSDMMGSPSSFLGPHAHQPPLCLPFYLIPPSATAYLPMLEKCWYPASVPVLYPSLPASAAALTGFMNPDKISPPLLMPQRLPSPVPAHSPIDSSALLQALKQIPPLNLETKD; encoded by the exons aTGGAGCGCATCCCCAGCGCGCAGCCCCCGCCCGGCTGCCTGGGCAAGCTGCCCGCCCTGGAGAGCGGAGACCTGCCGGG GCTGGACTTCGCGCACATGTACCAGGTGTACAAGCCCCGGAGGGGCTTAAAGAGGAGCGAGGACAACAAG gAGACCTACAAGCTGCCGCACCGGCTGATCGAGAAGAAGAGGCGCGACAGGATCAACGAGTGCATCGCGCAGCTGAAGGACCTGCTGCCCGAGCACCTCAAGCTGACG ACTCTAGGGCACCTGGAGAAGGCTGTGGTTCTGGAGCTCACCTTGAAGCACGTGAAGGCACTGACCAATCTCatcgagcagcagcagcagaagatcATCGCTTTGCAGAGCGGTTTGCAGGCGG GTGACCTGTCATCGAGAAACCTTGATTCCAGCCAGGAAATGTTTCGATCCGGTTTCCAGATGTGTGCCAAGGAAATGCTGCAATACCTGGCAAAGCACGAGAACGGCAAGGAGCTGAAGTCGTCGCAGCTGGTCAGCCACCTGCACCGGATGGCCAGCGAGGTGCTGCAGGGCGGGGCCGCCCGCAAGGCCGGGGACATCCCTCCCAAAATGGACTTGAAGGAGAAGCCGGCGCCCCTGGGCGAGGGCCACGGGAAGAACTGCGTGCCCGTGATCCAGCGGACATTCGCTCACTCCAGCGGGGAGCAGAGCGGCAGcgacacggacacggacagcGGGTACGggggagagctggagaaaagcGACTCCAAACCGGAGCAGCCCTATTTCAAAAAGGATACCGACCTCAAGTACGCTGTCCAGGAGAGAATAAGCTCTATTAAGCAAGAGACTGAGGACCCGCCGGCCAAAAGGAGCAGGCTGGAGTCGCCGCAGGACGAGGGCCCTTTTGGCAGTGACATGATGggctctcccagcagcttccTGGGCCCCCACGCTCACCAGCCTCCCCTGTGCCTGCCTTTCTACCTGATCCCGCCGTCCGCCACCGCCTACCTGCCCATGCTGGAGAAGTGCTGGTACCCGGCCTCGGTTCCCGTGCTGTACCCCAGCCTGCCGGCCTCTGCCGCAGCACTGACGGGCTTCATGAACCCCGACAAAATCTCCCCCCCTCTGCTGATGCCCCAGAGACTCCCTTCTCCTGTACCGGCCCATTCCCCCATCGACTCCTCCGCTCTGCTTCAAGCTTTGAAGCAGATTCCTCCTTTGAACTTGGAAACCAAAGACTGA